A genome region from Cucumis sativus cultivar 9930 chromosome 4, Cucumber_9930_V3, whole genome shotgun sequence includes the following:
- the LOC101218065 gene encoding E3 ubiquitin-protein ligase AIP2 has product MDVEESVRLRLEILYAQLGKKHTFEEGVSNITTLLQDRYPDASPDLRKSFYYIICRVATLLRSRFTAPGFWLSGLKLFQFSLTLLSDQSEIKHLQACVAQAEEILRVIDDPPPQSQSTSSNTGYLFEGHLTVDPEPPQPQWLVQSNLVTAAAAALSNVESSQPSGENNNVSESVAGILLALNGDLETVINALNVDTVDQPPKAPPASKEVVANLPVTIITDEILAKLGKDVQCAICKENFAVDDKKQELPCKHAFHQDCLKPWLDSNNSCPICRHELPTDDQEYENWKEREREAEEARRGAENAVRGGEYMYV; this is encoded by the exons atggaTGTGGAGGAATCAGTGAGACTAAGATTGGAGATATTGTATGCACAATTGGGGAAGAAACACACATTCGAGGAAGGAGTTTCTAACATCACTACTCTGCTTCAAGATCGTTATCCTGATGCTTCTCCTGATTTACGCAAATCG TTCTATTACATAATTTGCCGAGTTGCAACATTGTTGAGGTCACGATTTACGGCCCCAGGGTTTTGGCTTTCTGGTCTCAAGctttttcagttttctttGACTCTGCTCTCTGATCAATCTGAGATAAAACACCTTCAGGCTTGCGTAGCTCAGGCCGAGGAAATTCTGCGCGTCATCGACGATCCACCTCCGCAGTCACAAAGTACTTCATCAAATACAG GCTATCTTTTTGAGGGCCATCTCACTGTTGATCCAGAGCCACCCCAGCCGCAGTGGCTGGTGCAATCAAATCTCGTGACAGCCGCTGCAGCTGCGCTATCTAATGTTGAATCTTCTCAACCTTCGGGTGAGAACAACAACGTTTCTGAGTCAGTTGCTGGCATTCTTCTAGCTCTTAATGGAGATCTTGAAACTGTTATAAATGCG TTAAATGTTGACACGGTTGACCAACCACCGAAAGCCCCTCCTGCAAGTAAAGAAGTCGTCGCCAACCTTCCTGTAACTATTATAACAGATGAAATTCTTGCCAAGCTAGGAAAAGATGTACAATGTGCCATTTGCAAGGAAAACTTCGCTGTTGATGATAAGAAGCAAGAATTGCCTTGCAAACATGCATTCCACCAAGATTGTTTGAAGCCATGGCTG GACTCAAATAACTCTTGTCCAATCTGTCGGCACGAATTGCCCACCGATGACCAAGAATACGAAAACTGGAAGGAACGAGAGAGAGAGGCTGAAGAAGCAAGAAGAGGAGCTGAAAATGCTGTTCGTGGTGGTGaatatatgtatgtttga
- the LOC101218457 gene encoding F-box only protein 13 produces MELVDARGGDLGVTRKRKRNDGENNTLSNFSLDDLNQDILERVLSRLPTSAFFRLSSVCKRWKSVAASSSFKSACSDISARDPWFFMVDPHLNRSIVFDSTEKNWKKLNYPNLLQNHHLDSMPVAASGGLICFRNSLGNFVVSNPLTGSCSELPPVDLDQKDQSLHAIVMSEDPDGCKGSYKLVLVYGQVPKLRFKVYSSTTGCWDEDVALSRKVDDSIDFNFNDDTVVYFLSRTGNVVSTNMQRSPSKQYSSVVTNRNGEDTVYFISSSGTIMACNLNKKCFVEYPRLLPVFSEYSIDVVECQGEMLVVMLSEFLETASLRVWRYDEEARTWHQIAALPPAMSHEWYGKKVDINCVGAGDQILICMNSNDLYTYLLCDLVENQWTELPKCYMNGEAVEFMSAFSFEPRIEATV; encoded by the coding sequence ATGGAGCTTGTTGATGCTCGTGGTGGTGATTTGGGGGTGACtcggaagaggaagagaaatgaTGGAGAAAACAACACGTTGAGCAACTTTTCTTTGGATGATCTTAATCAAGACATTCTCGAGAGGGTGCTTTCGAGGCTACCAACGTCGGCATTCTTTCGCCTTTCTTCAGTGTGCAAAAGATGGAAATCGGTTGCGGCTTCTTCGAGTTTCAAGTCTGCGTGTTCGGACATTTCGGCGCGTGACCCTTGGTTTTTCATGGTTGATCCACATCTCAACCGCTCCATTGTTTTCGATTCGACTgagaaaaattggaagaagcttAACTATCCAAACCTACTTCAGAATCATCATCTCGACTCGATGCCTGTTGCAGCCTCTGGTGGTTTGATCTGTTTTCGTAATTCATTGGGGAACTTTGTTGTTTCCAATCCTTTAACGGGCTCCTGTAGTGAGCTTCCTCCTGTGGATCTTGACCAGAAAGATCAATCTCTTCATGCCATTGTGATGAGTGAAGACCCCGATGGTTGTAAGGGTTCTTACAAGCTTGTATTGGTCTATGGCCAAGTTCCAAAGCTTCGGTTTAAAGTGTACAGTTCAACAACGGGTTGTTGGGATGAGGATGTTGCCTTGAGTAGAAAAGTTGATGATTCTATCGACTTCAACTTCAATGATGATACTGTTGTGTACTTCCTAAGTCGGACAGGAAATGTAGTGTCCACAAATATGCAGAGAAGCCCATCCAAGCAATATTCGTCGGTTGTTACGAACAGAAATGGAGAGGATACCGTCTATTTCATTAGCTCATCTGGGACTATCATGGCTTGTAATCTGAATAAGAAATGCTTTGTGGAGTACCCCAGGCTCTTGCCTGTCTTTTCAGAGTACTCAATCGATGTCGTTGAGTGTCAAGGTGAGATGTTAGTTGTTATGTTATCTGAGTTTCTTGAAACTGCAAGCCTTCGAGTTTGGAGATATGACGAGGAAGCTCGAACTTGGCATCAAATTGCAGCATTACCTCCTGCCATGTCGCACGAATGGTATGGCAAGAAGGTCGATATTAACTGTGTCGGAGCCGGTGACCAGATACTCATATGCATGAACTCAAATGACCTTTATACATATCTGCTGTGCGATCTCGTAGAAAATCAATGGACCGAATTGCCCAAATGCTACATGAATGGTGAAGCTGTGGAGTTCATGTCTGCCTTCTCATTTGAGCCTAGAATTGAGGCTACTGTATGA
- the LOC101217829 gene encoding uncharacterized protein LOC101217829 isoform X3 — protein sequence METSVTSAAGATLLPSSTAVVCRRRRWILLSNKTNRREYTLKRGIEDSSPLFNKFSKRTATSVSGTSSAFMKTMISNGYGGRNSNVNKIYKQLESCLVIPPPRGRPPRAIIKFLGGAFIGAIPEVTYSYLIEFLAKEGFLIISVPYNVTFDHADAARQVFERFHVCLDTVLASGLPDEDISPAQLVNLPLFSVGHSNGALLQVLTGSYFSEKIPKANAIISFNNRPATEAVPYFEQLGPLTSQMMPVVQASPVYSMARSASDNARKILLDAAGAIVPDSDREVLNSLTKFVDQLPSVFDQVTEGVSEFRPTPSENRDCFKCNYNIQNTLLVKFISDTIDETDLLEQTLKPRVEAINGTLEKVELSGNHITPCVQLRHMED from the exons ATGGAAACATCTGTCACCTCTGCCGCCGGGGCCACCCTTTTGCCCTCCTCTACGGCCGTCGTTTGCCGCCGACGTCGATGGATTCTCCTATCCAACAAAACTAACAGACGCGAATATACTCTCAAGAGAGGAATTGAAGATAGTTCTCCgcttttcaataaattttcaaagcGAACTGCTACGTCAGTCTCCGGAACTTCATCTGCCTTCATGAAGACGATGATCTCGAATGGATATGGTGGTAGAAATTCGAATGTCAACAAGATTTACAAGCAATTGGAATCTTGTTTAGTGATACCGCCGCCGAGGGGTAGGCCACCTCGCGCTATCATCAAGTTCCTCGGCGGCGCTTTCATTGGAGCTATTCCTGAAGTCACTTACAG CTACTTAATTGAGTTTTTGGCAAAGGAAGGGTTTCTGATCATCTCAGTACCTTACAATGTGACTTTCGATCATGCCGATGCCGCGAGACAAGTATTCGAGAGGTTTCATGTCTGTTTGGATACCGTTTTAGCTTCCGGATTGCCCGATGAAGATATTTCACCTGCTCAACTCGTTAACCTTCCTCTATTTTCTGTGGGTCATAG CAATGGCGCGCTTCTACAAGTACTCACGGGGAGCTATTTCTCTGAGAAGATACCTAAG GCTAATGCTATAATCTCCTTCAACAACAGGCCAGCAACAGAGGCCGTTCCTTACTTCGAGCAG TTGGGCCCTTTAACCAGTCAGATGATGCCAGTTGTACAAGCATCTCCAGTGTACTCAATGGCCAGGAGTGCCTCAG ACAATGCAAGGAAGATATTGCTCGATGCTGCTGGAGCTATTGTTCCAGACAGTGATCGAGAAGTCTTGAATTCTCTGACCAAATTTGTTGATCAGTTGCCCTCTGTGTTTGACCAG GTGACAGAAGGGGTTTCGGAGTTCAGGCCAACTCCATCTGAGAATCGAGATTGCTTCAAGTGTAATTACAATATCCAAAACACTCTCTTG GTGAAGTTCATTTCAGACACGATTGATGAAACCGATCTACTTGAACAAACACTGAAGCCTCGCGTCGAGGCTATCAATGGCACACTTGAGAAGGTTGAGTTAAGTGGAAACCACATCACACCATGCGTACAG CTTCGACACATGGAAGATTGA
- the LOC101217829 gene encoding uncharacterized protein LOC101217829 isoform X2 translates to METSVTSAAGATLLPSSTAVVCRRRRWILLSNKTNRREYTLKRGIEDSSPLFNKFSKRTATSVSGTSSAFMKTMISNGYGGRNSNVNKIYKQLESCLVIPPPRGRPPRAIIKFLGGAFIGAIPEVTYSYLIEFLAKEGFLIISVPYNVTFDHADAARQVFERFHVCLDTVLASGLPDEDISPAQLVNLPLFSVGHSNGALLQVLTGSYFSEKIPKANAIISFNNRPATEAVPYFEQLGPLTSQMMPVVQASPVYSMARSASDNARKILLDAAGAIVPDSDREVLNSLTKFVDQLPSVFDQVTEGVSEFRPTPSENRDCFKCNYNIQNTLLVKFISDTIDETDLLEQTLKPRVEAINGTLEKVELSGNHITPCVQEPKWEVGYFYTPADAVAQALKSLSLRETRELAKTLTNWFERFQA, encoded by the exons ATGGAAACATCTGTCACCTCTGCCGCCGGGGCCACCCTTTTGCCCTCCTCTACGGCCGTCGTTTGCCGCCGACGTCGATGGATTCTCCTATCCAACAAAACTAACAGACGCGAATATACTCTCAAGAGAGGAATTGAAGATAGTTCTCCgcttttcaataaattttcaaagcGAACTGCTACGTCAGTCTCCGGAACTTCATCTGCCTTCATGAAGACGATGATCTCGAATGGATATGGTGGTAGAAATTCGAATGTCAACAAGATTTACAAGCAATTGGAATCTTGTTTAGTGATACCGCCGCCGAGGGGTAGGCCACCTCGCGCTATCATCAAGTTCCTCGGCGGCGCTTTCATTGGAGCTATTCCTGAAGTCACTTACAG CTACTTAATTGAGTTTTTGGCAAAGGAAGGGTTTCTGATCATCTCAGTACCTTACAATGTGACTTTCGATCATGCCGATGCCGCGAGACAAGTATTCGAGAGGTTTCATGTCTGTTTGGATACCGTTTTAGCTTCCGGATTGCCCGATGAAGATATTTCACCTGCTCAACTCGTTAACCTTCCTCTATTTTCTGTGGGTCATAG CAATGGCGCGCTTCTACAAGTACTCACGGGGAGCTATTTCTCTGAGAAGATACCTAAG GCTAATGCTATAATCTCCTTCAACAACAGGCCAGCAACAGAGGCCGTTCCTTACTTCGAGCAG TTGGGCCCTTTAACCAGTCAGATGATGCCAGTTGTACAAGCATCTCCAGTGTACTCAATGGCCAGGAGTGCCTCAG ACAATGCAAGGAAGATATTGCTCGATGCTGCTGGAGCTATTGTTCCAGACAGTGATCGAGAAGTCTTGAATTCTCTGACCAAATTTGTTGATCAGTTGCCCTCTGTGTTTGACCAG GTGACAGAAGGGGTTTCGGAGTTCAGGCCAACTCCATCTGAGAATCGAGATTGCTTCAAGTGTAATTACAATATCCAAAACACTCTCTTG GTGAAGTTCATTTCAGACACGATTGATGAAACCGATCTACTTGAACAAACACTGAAGCCTCGCGTCGAGGCTATCAATGGCACACTTGAGAAGGTTGAGTTAAGTGGAAACCACATCACACCATGCGTACAG GAACCAAAGTGGGAGGTAGGTTATTTTTACACTCCTGCAGATGCTGTTGCTCAGGCCCTTAAATCTTTATCTTTGAGAGAAACAAGAGAGCTTGCTAAAACCTTAACCAATTGGTTTGAGCGTTTCCAAGCCTAA
- the LOC101217829 gene encoding uncharacterized protein LOC101217829 isoform X1 encodes METSVTSAAGATLLPSSTAVVCRRRRWILLSNKTNRREYTLKRGIEDSSPLFNKFSKRTATSVSGTSSAFMKTMISNGYGGRNSNVNKIYKQLESCLVIPPPRGRPPRAIIKFLGGAFIGAIPEVTYSYLIEFLAKEGFLIISVPYNVTFDHADAARQVFERFHVCLDTVLASGLPDEDISPAQLVNLPLFSVGHSNGALLQVLTGSYFSEKIPKANAIISFNNRPATEAVPYFEQLGPLTSQMMPVVQASPVYSMARSASDNARKILLDAAGAIVPDSDREVLNSLTKFVDQLPSVFDQVTEGVSEFRPTPSENRDCFKCNYNIQNTLLVKFISDTIDETDLLEQTLKPRVEAINGTLEKVELSGNHITPCVQINSTLKLQHKFQSQMKNQRNRLEGDATAGGGFTRKCLWIWLRLGERL; translated from the exons ATGGAAACATCTGTCACCTCTGCCGCCGGGGCCACCCTTTTGCCCTCCTCTACGGCCGTCGTTTGCCGCCGACGTCGATGGATTCTCCTATCCAACAAAACTAACAGACGCGAATATACTCTCAAGAGAGGAATTGAAGATAGTTCTCCgcttttcaataaattttcaaagcGAACTGCTACGTCAGTCTCCGGAACTTCATCTGCCTTCATGAAGACGATGATCTCGAATGGATATGGTGGTAGAAATTCGAATGTCAACAAGATTTACAAGCAATTGGAATCTTGTTTAGTGATACCGCCGCCGAGGGGTAGGCCACCTCGCGCTATCATCAAGTTCCTCGGCGGCGCTTTCATTGGAGCTATTCCTGAAGTCACTTACAG CTACTTAATTGAGTTTTTGGCAAAGGAAGGGTTTCTGATCATCTCAGTACCTTACAATGTGACTTTCGATCATGCCGATGCCGCGAGACAAGTATTCGAGAGGTTTCATGTCTGTTTGGATACCGTTTTAGCTTCCGGATTGCCCGATGAAGATATTTCACCTGCTCAACTCGTTAACCTTCCTCTATTTTCTGTGGGTCATAG CAATGGCGCGCTTCTACAAGTACTCACGGGGAGCTATTTCTCTGAGAAGATACCTAAG GCTAATGCTATAATCTCCTTCAACAACAGGCCAGCAACAGAGGCCGTTCCTTACTTCGAGCAG TTGGGCCCTTTAACCAGTCAGATGATGCCAGTTGTACAAGCATCTCCAGTGTACTCAATGGCCAGGAGTGCCTCAG ACAATGCAAGGAAGATATTGCTCGATGCTGCTGGAGCTATTGTTCCAGACAGTGATCGAGAAGTCTTGAATTCTCTGACCAAATTTGTTGATCAGTTGCCCTCTGTGTTTGACCAG GTGACAGAAGGGGTTTCGGAGTTCAGGCCAACTCCATCTGAGAATCGAGATTGCTTCAAGTGTAATTACAATATCCAAAACACTCTCTTG GTGAAGTTCATTTCAGACACGATTGATGAAACCGATCTACTTGAACAAACACTGAAGCCTCGCGTCGAGGCTATCAATGGCACACTTGAGAAGGTTGAGTTAAGTGGAAACCACATCACACCATGCGTACAG ATCAACTCAACTTTGAAGCTGCAGCACAAATTTCAAAGCCAGATGAAGAACCAAAGAAACAGGTTAGAAGGAGACGCCACAGCCGGCGGCGGCTTTACAAGGAAGTGCCTTTGGATATGGCTGAGGCTAGGAGAGAGATTGTAA
- the LOC101219564 gene encoding ubiquitin carboxyl-terminal hydrolase 18 — protein MHVSGVTLDPSWFLQLILTLFFIISGLLYLVKNTASKYFEVDANFEASSGGATAGRSDGTDCNSMSGGGGDSTADAVCVVCGNLGSKKCSRCKAVRYCSPTCQEIHWKAGHKTKCKDFQARRNTDDCETPNTHRDSKASTIGSKKFSAISLVPSCRASKPIKQPKDILFPYDEFVDLFYWDKKDFHPCGLLNCGNSCFANVVLQCLSFTRPLFAFLLEKGHRNECVRDDWCFFCEFQTHVERASQNAQPFSPNNIILRLPNIGGNLGYGRQEDAHEFMRFAIDRMQLACLDEFGGEKAVCAHSRETTIIQHIFGGQLQSQVICTNCNNVSNQHENMMDLTVEIHGDAASLEECLDQFTKIEWLHGDNKYKCDGCNDYVKASKRLTIKQAPNILTIALKRFQSGRFGKLNKKVAFPETLDLSPYMSEAGDRKDVYRLYAVVVHVDMLNASFFGHYICYIKDFSGNWYRIDDCKVFKVDLEEVLSQGAYMILYSRVRPRSSSLQTIESMGNKQLQKEKVEVNSCTIERVESDKQGLVDRICSSSSESTDGCMQADNYTGSPDIQTQSERLYYEGVNGHAHESSTSSNISVCTRKAAFGVTSEAVRDDKVRDTDVGISSSFPKDFGNDSQLLLNYKPLLITPVDTTRTASVNGHCHSAVSMEVSYCDEDVSVNNLDDSEDTDMISCETSSLAQDANNVRVNGHIHGDETAHICC, from the exons ATGCACGTCTCTGGAGTAACCTTGGATCCCAGTTGGTTCCTGCAATtgattttaactcttttttttattatctctGGATTGCTGTATTTGGTGAAGAATACGGCCTCTAAATACTTTGAGGTCGACGCCAATTTTGAGGCTTCGAGTGGAGGAGCGACGGCGGGAAGAAGCGACGGCACCGACTGTAACTCAATGTCCGGCGGCGGCGGCGATTCCACGGCCGATGCTGTTTGTGTCGTTTGTGGTAATTTAGGGTCGAAGAAGTGCTCGCGGTGTAAGGCTGTTCGATATTG TTCACCAACATGTCAAGAAATTCATTGGAAGGCTGGCCACAAGACAAAGTGCAAGGATTTTCAAGCACGTAGGAATACAGATGATTGTGAAACTCCAAATACCCACAGGGATTCCAAGGCTTCTACTATAGGGAGCAAAAAATTTTCTGCAATTTCATTGGTACCTTCTTGTAGAGCCTCTAAGCCTATCAAGCAACCAAAAGAT ATTCTTTTTCCGTACGATGAATTTGTGGACCTCTTTTACTGGGATAAGAAGGATTTTCATCCTTGTGGACTCTTAAATTGTGGCAATAG TTGCTTTGCCAATGTTGTTCTACAGTGCTTGTCCTTCACCAGACCGCTTTTTGCCTTCCTTTTGGAAAAAGGACACAGAAATGAAT GTGTACGTGATGATTGGTGTTTCTTTTGTGAATTTCAAACACATGTTGAAAGAGCTAGTCAAAATGCTCAACCCTTTTCACCCAATAATATTATCCTTCGGTTGCCTAATATTGGTGGGAATCTTGGTTATGGAAGGCAGGAAGATGCACATGAGTTCATGAG GTTTGCCATTGATAGAATGCAACTTGCGTGCCTCGATGAATTTGGTGGAGAAAAAGCTGTTTGTGCTCATTCCCGAGAGACAACCATTATACAGCACATTTTTGGTGGCCAACTTCAGTCCCAA GTAATATGTACAAATTGCAACAATGTCTCCAACCAGCATGAAAATATGATGGATTTGACTGTTGAAATTCATGGTGATGCTGCATCATTGGAGGAGTGCCTCGATCAATTCACGAAAATAGAGTGGCTGCATGGCGATAACAAGTACAAATGTGATGG GTGCAATGACTATGTCAAGGCATCAAAACGTCTTACGATTAAACAGGCTCCTAATATTCTTACAATTGCCTTAAAGAGATTTCAG AGTGGGAGGTTTGGGAAGCTCAACAAGAAAGTAGCGTTTCCAGAGACTTTAGACCTTAGTCCTTATATGAGTGAAGCTGGAGATCGTAAGGATGTGTACAGGCTTTATGCTGTCGTTGTTCACGTTGATATGCTGAATGCTTCATTTTTCGGTCACTATATCTGCTACATTAAGGACTTCTCTGGAAATTGGTACAGGATTGATGATTGTAAG GTTTTTAAGGTTGATTTGGAAGAGGTACTATCTCAGGGAGCGTACATGATTTTGTACTCCAG GGTTCGCCCGCGATCTTCAAGTCTTCAAACTATTGAATCCATGGGGAACAAGCAGCTCCAGAAAGAGAAAGTAGAAGTGAATTCTTGCACGATTGAACGAGTTGAAAGCGATAAACAAGGACTTGTGGATCGCATTTGTTCGTCTAGCTCTGAGTCAACTGATGGCTGTATGCAGGCTGATAATTATACTGGGTCCCCTGACATTCAAACACAATCCGAGAGATTGTATTATGAAGGTGTTAATGGACATGCACATGAGTCATCTACATCAAGCAATATTTCTGTTTGCACTCGCAAGGCAGCATTCGGAGTTACATCGGAAGCTGTAAGGGATGATAAGGTCAGGGATACAGATGTTGGAATTAGTTCATCTTTTCCCAAAGATTTTGGAAATGATTCTCAATTATTGTTGAACTACAAACCTTTGCTAATAACTCCAGTAGATACTACAAGAACAGCAAGTGTAAATGGTCATTGTCATTCAGCTGTTTCAATGGAGGTTTCTTACTGCGATGAGGACGTTTCAGTGAACAATCTCGACGATTCAGAAGATACAGATATGATTAGTTGTGAGACGAGTTCTCTTGCACAAGACGCCAATAATGTCCGTGTCAATGGACACATACATGGAGATGAAACCGCACACATCTGCTGCTGA